A window of Dreissena polymorpha isolate Duluth1 unplaced genomic scaffold, UMN_Dpol_1.0 chrUn131, whole genome shotgun sequence contains these coding sequences:
- the LOC127864120 gene encoding uncharacterized protein LOC127864120 isoform X1 — MVKVKVDVAAILSEPVLSVYREDLKNAFTVGIEPVTSWLLGGHHILYATATSGFGVTVQFVKTPNAKPIPRQCPICVVKGNTTVYLRVTDHVRWVQALTADPMKPLMSEARAKTGRKVKKTKPRNYYSCWLCDRSVIDRLRHLEQEHKMEAGTFNFVSTRGPFPERRENFRKGDQQTRHS, encoded by the exons atggttaaagtgaaagtagatgtCGCCGCCATTTTGAGTG aaccagtacttagtgtctatagggaagatctaaagaacgctttcacagtggggatcgaacccgtgacctcctggttgctaggcggacaccatatcctttacgCCACAGCTACCTCAGGGTTTGGGGTAACGGTACAGTTTGTCAAG ACACCAAACGCAAAGCCTATCCCAAGGCAATGCCCCATTTGCGTGGTAAAAGGCAACACGACTGTGTACCTCCGGGTAACAGACCACGTTCGCTGGGTGCAAGCGCTGACGGCAGACCCCATGAAGCCGTTGATGTCAGAGGCACGTGCTAAGACCGGTCGGAAAGTGAAGAAGACAAAGCCGAGGAATTACTACTCTTGCTGGCTGTGCGACCGGTCGGTGATTGACCGGCTGCGTCATCTAGAACAGGAGCACAAAATGGAGGCTGGGACATTCAATTTTGTTTCCACAAGAGGGCCGTTTCCGGAAA GACGCGAAAACTTCAGGAAAGGTGACCAGCAGACTCGCCACTCATGA
- the LOC127864120 gene encoding uncharacterized protein LOC127864120 isoform X2, producing MVKVKVDVAAILSEPVLSVYREDLKNAFTVGIEPVTSWLLGGHHILYATATSGFGVTTPNAKPIPRQCPICVVKGNTTVYLRVTDHVRWVQALTADPMKPLMSEARAKTGRKVKKTKPRNYYSCWLCDRSVIDRLRHLEQEHKMEAGTFNFVSTRGPFPERRENFRKGDQQTRHS from the exons atggttaaagtgaaagtagatgtCGCCGCCATTTTGAGTG aaccagtacttagtgtctatagggaagatctaaagaacgctttcacagtggggatcgaacccgtgacctcctggttgctaggcggacaccatatcctttacgCCACAGCTACCTCAGGGTTTGGGGTAACG ACACCAAACGCAAAGCCTATCCCAAGGCAATGCCCCATTTGCGTGGTAAAAGGCAACACGACTGTGTACCTCCGGGTAACAGACCACGTTCGCTGGGTGCAAGCGCTGACGGCAGACCCCATGAAGCCGTTGATGTCAGAGGCACGTGCTAAGACCGGTCGGAAAGTGAAGAAGACAAAGCCGAGGAATTACTACTCTTGCTGGCTGTGCGACCGGTCGGTGATTGACCGGCTGCGTCATCTAGAACAGGAGCACAAAATGGAGGCTGGGACATTCAATTTTGTTTCCACAAGAGGGCCGTTTCCGGAAA GACGCGAAAACTTCAGGAAAGGTGACCAGCAGACTCGCCACTCATGA
- the LOC127864120 gene encoding uncharacterized protein LOC127864120 isoform X3, with product MVKVKVDVAAILSEPVLSVYREDLKNAFTVGIEPVTSWLLGGHHILYATATSGFGTPNAKPIPRQCPICVVKGNTTVYLRVTDHVRWVQALTADPMKPLMSEARAKTGRKVKKTKPRNYYSCWLCDRSVIDRLRHLEQEHKMEAGTFNFVSTRGPFPERRENFRKGDQQTRHS from the exons atggttaaagtgaaagtagatgtCGCCGCCATTTTGAGTG aaccagtacttagtgtctatagggaagatctaaagaacgctttcacagtggggatcgaacccgtgacctcctggttgctaggcggacaccatatcctttacgCCACAGCTACCTCAGGGTTTGGG ACACCAAACGCAAAGCCTATCCCAAGGCAATGCCCCATTTGCGTGGTAAAAGGCAACACGACTGTGTACCTCCGGGTAACAGACCACGTTCGCTGGGTGCAAGCGCTGACGGCAGACCCCATGAAGCCGTTGATGTCAGAGGCACGTGCTAAGACCGGTCGGAAAGTGAAGAAGACAAAGCCGAGGAATTACTACTCTTGCTGGCTGTGCGACCGGTCGGTGATTGACCGGCTGCGTCATCTAGAACAGGAGCACAAAATGGAGGCTGGGACATTCAATTTTGTTTCCACAAGAGGGCCGTTTCCGGAAA GACGCGAAAACTTCAGGAAAGGTGACCAGCAGACTCGCCACTCATGA